DNA from Nitrospina gracilis Nb-211:
GAAGGCGATTTCATTTTGCTTGTTGGCCAGTTGCAACACGCCCATCATTTTGCCTTCGTGGATGAGGGGAGCCACCAGCATGCTCTTGGCTTTCTCTCCCAGCGTGTTTTCAATACTTCTTTCGTAAACCATTTCCGGGTGGTATTCCACCAGCTCCACCTGGTCGTGCACGTTTTTCACGTTAAGAACACGTTTTTCCATGGCCACGCAACCCGGCAGGGTGGCCGGGCCCAGGGCACAGCGGATTTCGCTTTCTCCCGTCCCGGTGGCCAGCTTGGCATACAATTCTTTTTTGGCCGGATCGAACGCATAAATGACCGCCAGTCGGCAATCAAACAATTGCAGGATCGGCATTTTCAGCTCTATCAGGATCGCATCCAGCGTGCCGGCGGAGTGGATGGCGTGGGAAGTGGCCTGGATTTTTTCATCGATGATCTCGGTCTGCATCTTCACGATGGCATGACCCAGCGTGCTGGCCAGCTCCTTGGCCAGACGCACATCCTGGTCGCTGAAGTGGGGCTTGCCCCGTTTATTGATGACCTGCAGGACGCCCATCATTTTTCGATTGTGCGGCAGGGCCACCACCAGCACCGACTTCGTTTTGTATCCCAGCTTTTCATCAAACGATTTTTCCAGTGTCAATTCCGGATGAATCCGTTTGAGTTCCTTGTTGTCATAGGCGTTGATGATGTTCAGGGTACGGCCGGAGGCGGCGACAAATCCCGCCAGGCTTTTGGGGGAGATATCCACACGGATCTCCTCCACCTGGTTGTCTTTAAAGTTCCGGGAAAATAACTGGCGTTTGGGTCGGTCGATGGCGAAAACCGTCACCTTGTCGGCATCGAACAACTCCTTGAATTCGTCGATCAATTCAAAAAGGGTCCGGGTGATACTGCTGGAAGAGAGTATCTTGTTGACCAGACCACGCAGTTTGTCGGCAGAACGCCGTTCACGACCGGCGACCTGGGCCTGAGGTGCCGTTTGACGTGCCGCGGGCTTTGTGGTGGGGTTACCCTGAGCGCGAGGGTCCCGGTTGGGTGGCGAATCGTTCAAGGGGTTCACGGTCCACTTAAATTAACATCTAGTGTGAGTCTGACACTACCCCATTAATTTTACAAGGTTTAGAGGGATTTTAAAATTATTTTTTAATGGGAGTGCCGAATACTACGAGAATTCCAGATATTTCGCAGGAAATGGCACGCTTGTTTCGGGGGCGGGATATTTTAAATATCGAGGTCCTGAAAAAATACGGCCTTCTCTTTTATGAATTTGAAGCGGTTTTGCGCGTCCTTGCCCATCAGCCGGTCGAAGGTGACGTCGGTGTTCTTGTCGTCGGCAATGGTGACGCGGATGAGGGTGCGGTTGCCCTTGTCCATGGTGGTGGTCTTGAGGTCGGAAGAGGGCATCTCACCCAGGCCTTTGAAGCGGCCGACCTCGTATTTCGCACCGTTCAGCTTGGAGACGATTTTGTCCTTTTCCTTGTCGTCGATGGCGTAGAAGGTCTTTTTGCCGGCATCGATGCGGTAGAGCGGCGGCTGGGCGATGTACAGGTGGTTTTGGTGGATCAGGCGCGGCATGAAGCGGTAAAAAAAGGTGAGAAGCAGGGTACAGATATGCGCCCCGTCCACGTCGGCGTCGGTCATCAGGATGATTTTCCCATAGCGTAGTTTTTCATAATTGAAATTGGGCTCGATGCCGGTGCCAAGGGCGGAGATGATGTTCTGGATTTCCTGGTTGGCGAGGATCTTGTCCTTGGTCGCGGTCTCCACGTTCAGGATCTTGCCGCGGATGGGCAGGATGGCCTGCGTCTTGCGGTCGCGCGCCTGCTTGCTGGAGCCGCCGGCGGAATCACCTTCGCAAATGAACAATTCCGATTCGTCGCGCAAGGTGGAAGAACAGTCGGAGAGCTTGCCCGGCAGGTTCAGCCGATGCGAAATATTTGATTTGCGGTTGACCGAATCCTTGGCCTGGCGCGAGGCGATGCGCGCCTGCGCGGCGAGGATGATGCGGCTGGCCAGCGCGTCGCCCTGGGTCTGGTGCGTGTTCAGGAAATCCTCGAGGGAATGACGCACCACGGAATCGACCTGCGAGGTGATGTCGGAATTGAGTCGCCCCTTGGTCTGTCCCTGGAACTCGACGTCGCCCTGCAAATAGACATTGATGATGGCCACCAAACCTTCTTTCACGTCGTCGCCGGTGATGCCGGAGATGCCTTTCGGCAGAAGGTTGCGGCGCTCGATATAGGCGCGGATGGCCTTGGTGATGCCGTTGCGAAACCCGTTTTCGTGCGTGCCGCCGTCGATGGTCTTGATGGCATTGGCGTAGGAATGGATCACCGTATCGGTTTTAGACGTCCACAAAAACGCCGCCTCGAGCCGCAGTTTCTCGTCGTCTTTCTCCACGTACAACGGCTCGGGGGTGAGCGACGCATTGGCCGGAGTGATCTTGCGGATGAAATCCTTGATGCCTTCCGGGTACTGGAATACGTGCGTGTTCTGGTTTTCGCGCACGGTGATCTTCAGCCCCTTGTTGAGGAACGCCTTCGATTCCGCCTGTTCGAGGATGGACTTCACGTTCCACGCGATCTTGGGGAAGATTTTCGGGTCGGGGCGGAAGGTGATTTCCGTGCCGCGGTTGCGGGTGGCCTTGCCCTTCTTCAAATTACCCTGGGCTTTTCCGCAGGAATAATTCTGCGTCCACTCGAAGCCATCGCGACGGGAGGTGGCGGTCAGCGATTTCGACAGCGCACACACCACCGCCATGCCGACGCCGTGCAACCCGCCGGACACCTTGTAATTGCCTTCCTGGAACTTGCCGCCGGAATGGAGCGTGGTGAACAGAATCTCCATCGCGCTCTTTTTGGTTTTGCGGAAGGTGTCCACGGGAATGCCGCGACCGTTGTCTTTGATGGTGATCTCGTCTTCTCCGTGGATCGTGATCTCGATGTGGTTGCAGTGGCCGTTGAGCGCTTCATCGACGGAGTTGTCGAGAATTTCCCACACGAGATGGTGCAGTCCCGTGGACGAGGTGGAGCCGATGTACATGCCCGGCCGTTTGCGGACCGGTTCGAGTCCTTCCAGTACCTGAATGTCTTTTGCCTGATACGTGCTCATGGGTTATTTCAATTTTCCTCAATACGGACGACCTTGACGCGTTTGACCACGCTCACGCCCTGACTGCCGCGGTTGTATTCCGGCACCGCCGTCAATTTAAGTTCCTTGGTTTTGCCGCTGTCCAGCACCAGTTGCACCGTGTCGCGTTTCTTCACGCACTTGGCGGCGAGGAACCGGCTCGTGCCGACGTTGATGAGACGCACGCCCACGCCCGCGCCGCTCAACTGGGTGATCTGGTCCAGCTTCACCAGCATGCCTTTGCCCGCTTCCGATAAAAGGAACGCGTGGGTGCCGGTGACGCGGGTGACCGTGATCAGACGCGCGTCGTTTTTGAGCGTCATCACCTTTTTGCCGGAGCGGGTGGTCTCACCCAGATTTTCCGTGGCGAAGCGGAAGCCGTAGCCAGCCGAACTCACCAGTAGCAGTTCCGCATTTTCTTCCTGGCCGATGCCGTCCAAAGGCAGGCTCTGCTGTTCGCCCTTTGCCGCCTCCCGCGCTTCCACCGACTGCGGCGACAACAAGGGCAGGACCTTGACGATGCGTTCGCCGTCACCGAACTTGAACAGGTTCTGGATGGGCTCACCGAATCCACTGCGCGTGTAGGGCAGGGCGTGCACCTTCTGCACGTACACCACGCCGTGCGAGGTGAAGAACGCGACGAGGTCTGCCGTGTTGACGCGTGCGGTCTCCAGCAGGCTGTCGTTTTCCTTGTACTTGAGGGACGCCGGATCGGATACCGATTTCATCTTGCGCAGCCAGCCGTTTCGGCTGACCACCAGCACCACGTCCTCGTGCTCGATGAAATCCTCGGCGTTGAATTCGACCCCTTCGTCGGTACCGAACTGGGTGCGGCGTTTGTCGCTGTACTTGTCAGCAATTTCTTTCAGTTCGGTTTTGACTTCCTGCCAGATTTTCTTCTCCGATTTCAGGATGTCCTGCAGACGCTTCTGCTCTTTCTCTTTGTCCTTCTGCTCCTGCAGGATCTTGTCGATCTCCATCGACACCAGCCGGTAGAGCGGGATATCGAGAATGGCGGAGGTCTGCTCGTCGTCCAGCTTGAACGTCTTTTTGAGCTTCGTCGCCGCTTCGTCCTTGGACTTGGAGGAGCGGATGAGTTTCAGCGCCTTGTCGAGATCGTTGAAGATGGCGGCAAAGCCTTTCAGGATGTGCAGGCGTTTTTCCAGGATCTCCAGGTCGTACTTGATGCGGCGCGTCACCACGTCTTTGCGGAAATCAAGGAAGTGCAGACATATTTCGCCGATGGACAAGCGCTCCGGCTCGCCGTTCGGCTTCAGGCAGTTGAAATTGATCTGGAACCCGCTTTCCAGATCCGAGTGCTTGTACAGGTAGGCCATGATCTTTTCAGGGTCGCTCCCCGATTTGATCTCCAGCACCACGCGCACGTTCTCGTCGCTTTCGTCGCGGACGTCGGTGAGCGCCATCAGTTTTTTGGCGATGATGATCTCGGCGATCTTTTCGATCAGCCGCGCTTTGTTGACGCCGTAGGGAATCTCCGTAATGACGATCTGCGTTTTGCCGCGGGCCAGGGTTTCCATAGTCCATTTGCCGCGCACCTTCAGGTTGCCGGAGCCCTCCTCGTACATCTTGCGCAACTCGGTTTTGGAATTGAGCAGGATGCCGCCGGTGGGGAAGTCCGGCCCCTTGATGTGCTTCATGATCTGGGTCGTGGTCTGCTTGCGGTCGTCGATGAGCGACATGAGCGCGTTCATGACTTCTTTCAGGTTGTGGCTGGGAAAAGAACACGCCATGCCGACGGCGATGCCGGACGAACCGTTGATGAGCAGGTTCGGCACTTTCGACGGCAAAATGACCGGCTCCTGCAGGGTGTTGTCGTAGTTGGCGCGGAACTCGACGGTGTTCTTCTTGATGTCGGCCAGCATGTAGCTGGTGATGGGCGTCAGCTTGCCTTCCGTGTAACGGTACGCCGCCGGGGAGTCGCCATCCACTGAGCCGAAGTTGCCCTTGCCGTCCACCAGCGGGTAACGCATGGCGAAGTCCTGCGCCATGCGCACCATCGAGTCGTAGGTGGAGGTGTCGCCGTGCGGATGGAATTTACCCAGCACTTCACCGATGATTTTGGCGGATTTGACAGGTTTTGCGTCAGAGCCAACGCCCATGCCGTTCATGGCGTACAGGATGCGGCGGTGGATCGGCTTCAATCCGTCGCGCACGTCCGGCAGGGAACGCGACACAATGGTGGACAGGGCGTAGGTGAGGAACCGGTTTTCCAGTTCCTGAGTGATATCGGATTCTTTTTCGTTTGCCATGACAGAAGGAAAACAGGGTGATTTGCCAGCGGACCGGCTTCCGTTGCGGAGGGCGGGTCCGGGGGTCCATCATCTCTACGTCCACGATGGAGGAGGATGGGATACAGGGCCCATTGTTAAATTAGGGTCCGGGACCGTCTGCGTCATTAGAGGGTATTTTATACCCTTTAAAATTAATGACTTAAGCTAAATGACTAACACAGAGCCCGAATTTTGTAAAGAGCAAAATACATCATGTGGTGGGCTCCACTTTTTTATATACACCATATATTGTAATACAGGGCGAGTGAGGAGCCGGTGCCGCACAGCGGGTTGCAGGGGACGGATGGTTTGAGATTGGGTTTTCAATTTCCGAAATTCCATGCAATGATGTAATTAATAATGTAATTATAGAAAACTTTTTTCGGGGTTTTGCCATCCTAAAACCAACGGAAAAGTGGGAGATTGACCTTTCCTTTTCCAAATTGAC
Protein-coding regions in this window:
- a CDS encoding DNA gyrase/topoisomerase IV subunit A; protein product: MANEKESDITQELENRFLTYALSTIVSRSLPDVRDGLKPIHRRILYAMNGMGVGSDAKPVKSAKIIGEVLGKFHPHGDTSTYDSMVRMAQDFAMRYPLVDGKGNFGSVDGDSPAAYRYTEGKLTPITSYMLADIKKNTVEFRANYDNTLQEPVILPSKVPNLLINGSSGIAVGMACSFPSHNLKEVMNALMSLIDDRKQTTTQIMKHIKGPDFPTGGILLNSKTELRKMYEEGSGNLKVRGKWTMETLARGKTQIVITEIPYGVNKARLIEKIAEIIIAKKLMALTDVRDESDENVRVVLEIKSGSDPEKIMAYLYKHSDLESGFQINFNCLKPNGEPERLSIGEICLHFLDFRKDVVTRRIKYDLEILEKRLHILKGFAAIFNDLDKALKLIRSSKSKDEAATKLKKTFKLDDEQTSAILDIPLYRLVSMEIDKILQEQKDKEKEQKRLQDILKSEKKIWQEVKTELKEIADKYSDKRRTQFGTDEGVEFNAEDFIEHEDVVLVVSRNGWLRKMKSVSDPASLKYKENDSLLETARVNTADLVAFFTSHGVVYVQKVHALPYTRSGFGEPIQNLFKFGDGERIVKVLPLLSPQSVEAREAAKGEQQSLPLDGIGQEENAELLLVSSAGYGFRFATENLGETTRSGKKVMTLKNDARLITVTRVTGTHAFLLSEAGKGMLVKLDQITQLSGAGVGVRLINVGTSRFLAAKCVKKRDTVQLVLDSGKTKELKLTAVPEYNRGSQGVSVVKRVKVVRIEEN
- a CDS encoding DNA gyrase/topoisomerase IV subunit B: MSTYQAKDIQVLEGLEPVRKRPGMYIGSTSSTGLHHLVWEILDNSVDEALNGHCNHIEITIHGEDEITIKDNGRGIPVDTFRKTKKSAMEILFTTLHSGGKFQEGNYKVSGGLHGVGMAVVCALSKSLTATSRRDGFEWTQNYSCGKAQGNLKKGKATRNRGTEITFRPDPKIFPKIAWNVKSILEQAESKAFLNKGLKITVRENQNTHVFQYPEGIKDFIRKITPANASLTPEPLYVEKDDEKLRLEAAFLWTSKTDTVIHSYANAIKTIDGGTHENGFRNGITKAIRAYIERRNLLPKGISGITGDDVKEGLVAIINVYLQGDVEFQGQTKGRLNSDITSQVDSVVRHSLEDFLNTHQTQGDALASRIILAAQARIASRQAKDSVNRKSNISHRLNLPGKLSDCSSTLRDESELFICEGDSAGGSSKQARDRKTQAILPIRGKILNVETATKDKILANQEIQNIISALGTGIEPNFNYEKLRYGKIILMTDADVDGAHICTLLLTFFYRFMPRLIHQNHLYIAQPPLYRIDAGKKTFYAIDDKEKDKIVSKLNGAKYEVGRFKGLGEMPSSDLKTTTMDKGNRTLIRVTIADDKNTDVTFDRLMGKDAQNRFKFIKEKAVFFQDLDI